In Scleropages formosus chromosome 18, fSclFor1.1, whole genome shotgun sequence, one DNA window encodes the following:
- the LOC108940579 gene encoding zinc finger protein 516-like yields the protein MERPEGTERGVRTARNAASAARESRSHGYTCNICRRSFSFQSSLSQHMRKHTEARPYKCPYCSHRTSQKGQLKVHIRSHRLGFLGLGHERVADEERMTFEGLDGCTSPTSSTSTCHKVANGHTRMNGSKELLLVNTMKEEQLHSHWKRELVHEIGNEARIPEQVGNNEVKEGNGGFSYKLCPQSFTQAWTLEAHMKKHFSTFEHGCPMCGRCFREACFLTNHMKTHFPTGSGRAKSQNESELPATINGVPQAKATVASMTCFFELCFKCGNFFHDKDSLQIHSRVHSYTLALSHEQQQNHTELPAAKRCFLEYLNLKAAEPEGKKLPENNLGKRIPELDPVCSYQAWQLATKGRMAEASESRGINEEDALADPDVVYDRGTGKYVPVKQEKRKRHLDFHGGAGGRKRRSSGSHGHYHGGSGNGHSSGNLTPDSLSDSDYQPPSRQSRRSSQGKVTECFECGKVFRTRQQMMLHTRIHRREGGRSSGDGGGQISQVDHAESTSEADCVFASCPSTPRTGTSPEKVPVGRTRDRPQLLLSARHADERGPSQPGDSLMGTGYPCDPPPRGACRTSKLKDSCWPQGTALLKSGTDNHAEEEHIPQDGTSAAPLDLSERLSDPRATSVPGGGALRHQCSYCSYSTLYPEVLWVHQSTAHKVKNIALVPSWVHRSLTKVPPGGLASWRRTGPPPAWKGKEFPALPQSRVARTQPPSQDKSTGHVTASQGKAAPRSTQLSTTPPQVSTASPRSATGPAGEPRPPREGLGSMLFGKRGPSGHAGSTSFPLPPAHPSAEFSSSAQRAGISRPPGGVVLAREKLMPNTSADNVSFQKNRRTRDGATIYPQRGSATLQLTSTVGAKMSAAQQGDCSSEAGQLHTHEVPCSGSGVEATPPY from the exons ATGGAGCGGCCGGAGGGCACTGAGCGAGGGGTTCGGACAGCCAGAAATGCAGCATCGGCTGCCAGAGAGAGCCGGTCTCACGGCTACACCTGCAATATCTGCCGAAGGAGCTTCTCTTTCCAGAGCTCTCTGTCGCAACACATGAGGAAGCACACGGAAGCTAGACCATACAAGTGCCCCTACTGCAGCCATCGGACTTCGCAGAAAGGTCAGCTCAAGGTCCACATCCGCAGCCACAGGTTGGGCTTTCTCGGACTTGGTCATGAGCGGGTGGCCGACGAGGAAAGGATGACATTTGAGGGTCTCGATGGTTGCACTAGCCCCACCAGCAGCACCTCGACTTGTCACAAAGTGGCCAATGGACACACCAGAATGAATGGGTccaaggagctgctgctggtgaaCACAATGAAGGAAGAGCAACTACACAGCCACTGGAAAAGGGAGCTTGTCCATGAGATAGGGAATGAAGCCAGAATTCCAGAACAAGTAGGTAACAATGAAGTTAAAGAGGGCAACGGTGGCTTCTCTTACAAGTTATGTCCTCAGAGCTTCACACAGGCCTGGACTCTGGAGGCACATATGAAGAAACACTTTTCTACCTTCGAACATGGATGCCCCATGTGTGGTCGGTGCTTCAGGGAGGCCTGCTTTCTCACGAACCACATGAAGACCCATTTTCCAACTGGGAGTGGACGGGCTAAATCCCAGAATGAATCAGAATTGCCAGCTACTATCAACGGAGTGCCACAAGCCAAGGCGACTGTTGCTAGCATGACCTGCTTCTTTGAGCTGTGTTTTAAGTGCGGTAACTTCTTCCATGACAAGGACAGCCTTCAGATCCACAGCAGGGTGCACAGCTATACTCTAGCTTTGAGTCATGAGCAGCAGCAAAACCACACAGAGTTGCCTGCTGCAAAGAGATGTTTTCTGGAATACCTGAATCTAAAAGCTGCTGAGCCAGAAGGAAAGAAGTTGCCTGAGAACAACCTGGGCAAACGAATTCCAGAGCTGGACCCTGTGTGCAGCTACCAGGCCTGGCAGCTGGCCACCAAGGGCAGGATGGCTGAAGCCTCAGAGAGCAGGGGCATCAATGAGGAAGACGCGTTGGCAGATCCTGACGTAGTCTATGACCGGGGTACAGGCAAGTACGTCCCAGTCAAGCAGGAAAAGCGGAAACGGCATCTAGACTTCCACGGTGGCGCTGGAGGCAGGAAGCGGCGGAGCAGTGGGAGCCACGGCCACTACCACGGTGGCAGTGGGAACGGGCACAGCTCGGGTAACCTGACTCCGGACAGCCTGAGCGACTCGGACTACCAGCCCCCATCTCGGCAGAGCCGGCGTTCCTCCCAGGGCAAGGTTACAGAGTGCTTTGAATGCGGCAAGGTGTTCCGCACTCGCCAGCAGATGATGCTGCACACCCGAATTCACCGCAGGGAAGGTGGCCGGAGCAGCGGTGATGGCGGGGGGCAGATTTCCCAAGTTGACCACGCCGAATCCACTAGTGAGGCCGATTGTGTTTTTGCCAGCTGTCCAAGCACCCCTAGGACTGGGACCTCGCCGGAGAAGGTGCCTGTGGGCAGGACAAGAGACAGACCCCAGCTACTTCTGTCAG CTCGCCATGCAGATGAGAGGGGTCCGAGCCAACCCGGGGACTCTCTGATGGGTACAGGGTATCCCTGTGACCCCCCACCTAGAGGTGCCTGCAGGACTTCTAAACTGAAGGACTCGTGCTGGCCACAGGGGACAGCGTTGCTAAAGAGCGGCACTGATAACCATGCTGAAGAGGAGCACATCCCACAGGACGGGACCTCTGCGGCCCCCCTTGACCTTTCGGAGAGGCTGAGCGACCCGAGGGCCACCTCtgtccctggggggggggcactgaggCATCAGTGCTCCTACTGCTCCTACTCCACCCTCTACCCTGAGGTGCTGTGGGTGCACCAGTCCACCGCCCACAAGGTGAAGAACATCGCCCTGGTGCCCAGCTGGGTGCACCGGAGCCTTACGAAGGTGCCCCCAGGGGGGCTGGCATCCTGGAGGCGCACAGGGCCTCCGCCCGCTTGGAAGGGGAAAGAGTTCCCCGCCCTCCCGCAGAGCCGGGTCGCCCGGACTCAGCCCCCGAGCCAAGATAAGTCCACCGGCCATGTTACCGCGTCCCAGGGAAAGGCGGCTCCCAGAAGCACCCAGCTCAGCACGACCCCCCCTCAGGTATCAACGGCAAGTCCCAGATCGGCGACGGGACCCGCCGGCGAGCCCCGACCCCCCCGGGAGGGGCTCGGTTCTATGCTGTTCGGCAAACGCGGCCCGTCTGGCCACGCCGGCTCCACAAGCTTCCCGCTGCCCCCGGCCCACCCCTCAGCTGAATTTAGCTCCAGCGCGCAAAGGGCAGGTATCTCCAGGCCTCCGGGTGGCGTTGTCCTGGCTAGAGAGAAGCTGATGCCAAACACCTCAGCGGACAATGTGAGCTTCCAGAAGAACCGCCGCACCCGCGACGGGGCCACCATCTACCCTCAGCGGGGCTCCGCTACCCTGCAGCTGACCAGTACAG taGGAGCAAAGATGTCAGCGGCCCAGCAAGGGGACTGCAGCAGTGAAGCTGGACAGCTACACACACATGAAGTGCCATGCAG CGGTTCCGGAGTCGAAGCAACTCCACCGTACTGa